The DNA sequence GATCCCGAGTTCCGCCGCGAGATAGGTCAACGCGATGACGGCGACCGCCATGCCGACGCCCGCCCGAATCGATGGGTTGCGCGCGGTGACGACGGCGCACCACAGAAACCCGACCGCCGCGGCGAGACCCAGGATCTGCTCCGGCGATCCGGAGCGCCCCCCGACCGCCGGGATCAGGGCGGACAAGCTCGCCAGGCCCGCAATCGTCGGAAGCGCCCTCCGCGGCGGCTCCCGGCGGGCGTCGCGCCCTTCCCCCTCATTCATACTCCCGCACCGCTTGTCGTCCCCAACGACCCCTATCGTCTGACCGTCGCCGGCGTTCTGAGAGAGCGTGGGCAAAAGACAATCTGCGGATCACGCGTCGGCGGCCTCGTTCCGCGTATGCGCCCGGGTGTGGCTCACGGTTGCGATGGTTTTCTGCCCACGCTCGAGTCGTCGTAGACTTCCGCCACCCATGCCCCGGCCGACCAGGAGACCGTTTTGCGATGCGCAAAGGAGTTACTGGGGATCACCGATGGCGGAGCGATTTTTCAGGGCCGCGGCGCTTGCAGGGGAGCTGCACCTTGTCGATCTCTCCGATTGGGATGACTGGGACTCGACGAAAGTGCAGTATCGAGACGAGGCGGAAGTGCGCTGGCTCATGCGCACCGGGGCGAGCGAGCGCCGCATCGTCCGTACGGCCGCCGAGCTCGACGCCGTCATCGCCGACTCGGCGTCTCCGCGCGGCATTTACCTTTACGTCAGCGAAGCCCTCATCCAGGAGACCAAACGTCGGTGGGAGGAACTAAAGGGGAAGCACCACCGGTAGCGTGCGGCCGTCCTCTACCATGAGATCGCCGGGCGTCTCCCAGGCAGCGCACCGAGACGGACGCGCCGGGCGGTGGTCCGCCGGGGAGACGACCGTGGAGGGAGCACCCCGGACGACTCCGGTTGCGGCATGTCAGTGTCTTCGTCGCGGGCATCTTCGACGCCGGGGGCACGCGAATCTTCGCCTGCAGTGTCCCGGGTCGACGCCGCCTCTCCCGGCGCGGCCGGGCCGGTGGACGGACGCCGCACCCGCACCGCCTTCGGCCGCCCATCCTTGCCCGGGCCGACCTCGAAGGTTACCTGTTCCCCGGCCTCCAGCGATCTCAGCCCCGTGCCCTCGATGTCGCTGTAGTGCACGAAGAAGTTGTGATCCAGTTCCGCGCACTCGATGAATCCCCAGCCGTGCTCGAACCGGGACACGACCCCGACATACCGGCGCCCGTGTTCGGCGCCCACGTCCTTGGCACTCTGCGGACGCGAAGTGTTCACATCGTGGATCCCGAGATGGTCGCACAGAGCCGCCAGCAGCCGTTCAATCCGATCCAATTGCGTCGCCATCCTACAACCTCCATGCGAAGTCGCCCAGGGCATGAACCCGGATAGGCCTGTGCGAGCTCATGCCCGGGGCATTTCAGGCGGCCGCGAATACCGGCCCAAATCAACATCATCCGCTTCCGCTGCGGTCAACGAAACGATCAGCGCGGTTGTTCCCGGCGGTTCCGGGCGGACTACCGGTCAGCCCGTCCTAACGCGGGGGACCTAGACGACGAAGAAAGGGAGGCCCGGCATGCCTAGAACCACGCTTTCAGCTGCGGCCGCCGAAGTCGCCCGCCGCGATGCGGTCATGGCCAAACTCATGAAGCGGACGGGTCTCTTCCGCCTGCCCAGGCCCGCCGGCGACCGCTTCGCCGCTCTCGCCGAGAGCATCCTCTACCAGCAGCTGGCGGGGGCGGCGGCGGCCGCGATCCACCGGCGATTCGTCGCCTTGTTCGACGGGGACCTCTCTCCGGAAGCCGTCCTTGCCCTCCCTCGGAAGAAGCTTCGCGCCGCCGGGCTCTCCGGCGGCAAGGTCGCCTCGATCCGAGATCTCGCCGCGAAGGTGGCCGACGGCGCCGTCCCGCTTCAGCGGATCGGCAGGCTCCCCGACGAGGACATTATCACGCGTCTGTCGGTCGTCCGCG is a window from the bacterium genome containing:
- a CDS encoding DNA-3-methyladenine glycosylase 2 family protein is translated as MPRTTLSAAAAEVARRDAVMAKLMKRTGLFRLPRPAGDRFAALAESILYQQLAGAAAAAIHRRFVALFDGDLSPEAVLALPRKKLRAAGLSGGKVASIRDLAAKVADGAVPLQRIGRLPDEDIITRLSVVRGIGRWTAEMFLIFQLRRLDVWPVEDYGVRKGYALAYGLRDLLTPKQLQAEGDRFRPYRTVAAWYCWQAAREQRRPQR
- a CDS encoding cold shock domain-containing protein produces the protein MATQLDRIERLLAALCDHLGIHDVNTSRPQSAKDVGAEHGRRYVGVVSRFEHGWGFIECAELDHNFFVHYSDIEGTGLRSLEAGEQVTFEVGPGKDGRPKAVRVRRPSTGPAAPGEAASTRDTAGEDSRAPGVEDARDEDTDMPQPESSGVLPPRSSPRRTTARRVRLGALPGRRPAISW